One window from the genome of Cryobacterium sp. GrIS_2_6 encodes:
- the kdpC gene encoding potassium-transporting ATPase subunit KdpC yields the protein MSSPRSSARQYGVALRAILVFTVILGVAYPLAIMAFGQVALPNQANGSLIHGGSGEVGSSLIGQSFTDAQGAALPEWFQSRPSAAGDGYDAAASGGSNLGPENADLIATIADRKSAIEGSDGVTAAQIPADALTASASGLDPQISAEYARIQVNRVSAARGLPVGTVSALVESRIQGRDLGFLGEPTVNVLQLNLALEALPGQG from the coding sequence ATGAGTTCCCCTCGCAGCTCGGCCCGCCAGTACGGCGTCGCCCTTCGCGCCATACTCGTCTTCACCGTCATCCTCGGTGTCGCCTATCCCCTCGCGATCATGGCCTTCGGGCAGGTCGCCCTGCCGAACCAGGCCAACGGTTCCCTCATCCACGGGGGTTCCGGAGAGGTCGGCTCGTCGCTGATCGGCCAGTCATTCACGGATGCCCAGGGAGCGGCCCTTCCGGAGTGGTTCCAGTCACGGCCATCCGCAGCGGGCGACGGCTATGATGCGGCGGCCTCCGGCGGCAGCAACCTCGGTCCGGAGAACGCGGACCTGATCGCCACGATCGCCGACCGGAAGTCCGCAATCGAGGGATCCGACGGCGTGACCGCCGCCCAGATCCCCGCTGACGCGCTCACGGCATCCGCGTCGGGTCTTGATCCCCAGATCAGCGCGGAGTACGCCCGGATCCAGGTGAACAGGGTCTCCGCGGCCCGCGGCCTTCCGGTCGGAACGGTCAGCGCCCTGGTCGAGTCTAGGATTCAGGGACGGGACCTTGGTTTCCTCGGCGAACCCACCGTCAACGTGCTCCAACTGAACCTCGCCCTCGAGGCGCTGCCCGGCCAGGGCTGA